The Methanothrix soehngenii GP6 genome has a window encoding:
- a CDS encoding COG2426 family protein yields the protein MVLIIPSWLVTLMVAALPVSEVRGAIPLAIGYYGYSWYQAFLISVLGNLLPVVPLLLFLGPVSDYLRRYTIGDRFFTWLFARTRSKYIQKHENFGLIALIIFVAIPLPMTGAWTGCAIAFLLGFRFLPALAAVATGILIAASIVTATVMGIKILIF from the coding sequence ATGGTTCTCATAATTCCCTCGTGGCTGGTCACTCTCATGGTGGCCGCTCTTCCAGTATCCGAGGTTCGGGGAGCCATACCTTTAGCCATTGGATATTACGGATACTCATGGTACCAGGCATTTCTCATATCCGTCCTGGGAAACCTCCTTCCCGTGGTTCCTCTGCTTCTATTTCTGGGTCCTGTATCCGATTACCTGCGGCGTTATACCATTGGAGATAGATTCTTCACCTGGCTATTCGCTCGCACCCGCAGCAAGTATATTCAAAAGCATGAGAACTTTGGATTGATCGCCCTGATCATCTTCGTGGCCATACCCCTTCCTATGACTGGGGCCTGGACTGGCTGTGCTATTGCCTTCCTCCTGGGCTTCCGGTTCCTGCCCGCCCTTGCTGCCGTTGCGACAGGAATATTGATCGCAGCCAGTATTGTGACTGCTACGGTTATGGGGATAAAAATACTGATCTTTTGA
- a CDS encoding methanogenesis marker 9 domain-containing protein: MVEVGYLHIDSPIAVISSNNRPETDNAVGLILLDGFDLDVVSPSQIQSRLSDVKQRLREWREGRANFPDIHDGQRAAKKEGKELRRDAALGLCATCSEDGPLLDAARIAAQNLCLLELKMSSIRDPIRLLELIPILKRSGVTLSLRIRPEDLSNTLLQKLNESDLDLIHLDLRGLNGVSPKLVKKAADIRGPAIMALADVGDFEDARTLLAMGADVVSLRGADPEFVQWLAGAMLEYDLLSGWCNAPKHICAGGDLRGLTFCCPPVKNCAVFGALKRAGLSSEEFVNRKLAFAKGTPLEKGEGTCFGSLVWCCKISKPCYLRDEALSRAKLSEKEYMELKKKLAEKILQKIH; the protein is encoded by the coding sequence ATGGTTGAAGTAGGATATTTACATATTGATAGTCCCATTGCTGTTATTTCTTCCAATAACCGTCCGGAGACTGACAATGCAGTCGGTTTGATCCTGCTGGATGGTTTCGACCTTGATGTCGTCTCCCCTTCTCAGATCCAATCCCGTCTGAGCGACGTAAAGCAGAGGCTCAGGGAATGGAGGGAGGGCAGGGCTAACTTCCCAGATATCCATGATGGACAGCGAGCAGCAAAAAAAGAGGGAAAAGAACTAAGGCGCGATGCCGCCCTCGGCCTTTGTGCAACATGCTCCGAGGATGGGCCTCTCTTGGATGCGGCGAGAATTGCTGCCCAGAACCTCTGCCTGCTTGAGCTGAAGATGTCAAGCATTCGCGATCCCATCCGGTTGCTGGAGCTGATCCCTATTTTGAAGCGCTCTGGAGTCACCCTATCTCTCAGGATCAGGCCAGAGGATCTCTCCAATACATTGCTGCAAAAGCTCAACGAGAGCGATCTGGACCTGATTCACCTCGACCTGCGCGGCCTTAATGGAGTTAGCCCCAAGCTGGTCAAGAAAGCAGCTGATATTCGCGGTCCGGCGATAATGGCTCTGGCTGATGTGGGAGATTTTGAGGATGCCAGGACCCTCCTGGCGATGGGGGCAGATGTGGTATCTCTGCGCGGAGCGGATCCCGAGTTCGTCCAGTGGCTCGCCGGGGCCATGCTCGAATATGATCTTCTCAGCGGCTGGTGCAACGCCCCCAAGCATATTTGTGCGGGCGGAGACCTGCGCGGCCTGACCTTCTGCTGTCCTCCAGTCAAGAACTGCGCGGTGTTCGGCGCCCTTAAGAGAGCGGGCCTCTCGTCGGAGGAGTTCGTGAACCGGAAGCTCGCTTTTGCCAAAGGAACTCCTCTGGAGAAGGGAGAGGGCACATGCTTTGGAAGCCTGGTCTGGTGCTGCAAGATCAGCAAGCCCTGCTACCTGCGGGACGAGGCGCTATCCAGGGCGAAGCTCTCCGAAAAGGAATACATGGAACTGAAAAAGAAGCTGGCAGAGAAGATCCTGCAAAAGATCCATTGA